The DNA window TTCATCGCCCGATTTATAAAGAGCCAGGATGAATTTTTTCATTTCCCCTTTCGGCAGGGCCAGATCGTGGTACTCCGAAATGGTAATCGCTCCGATTTCATTGGTTGGGAAAATATTGACAATATCACTGTCATTGGTAGATTTCCAACCTTCAGGAACGTTAATGGAATAATTGGGGCTGTCGTATACTTTTTGAGCAAAAAAAAGACTTACCGTTAAAAAAGCGGATAAAAGCAATATTTTTTTCATCTAAAAATGGTGTTTATATTCTTCAAGAATGATTTTGAACCATTCTGTAAAATTTTCAGGAGATTCTGCAATTTCTTTGTCGAGATCTTCTGGAGAAATAAATCTTACTTCTTCCACTTCATCTTTATTTAGATTAAAATCCGATTCATGATTTCCTACAAATACATGGTCCAGTTCATGTTCCCATAAACCACCGCCAACATCTGCTTTGTAGATAAAATTGAATTTTTCTGAAAGTTCGGTCTCTATTCCCAATTCCTCCTGCAACCTGCGTTGTGCTCCGGCAAGATAAGTTTCTCCTTCTCTGGGATGGGAGCATACTGCATTGGTCCATTGACTGGGAGAATGGTATTTTCCTGAAGCTCTTTTCTGAAGAAGCATTTCGCCTTTGCTGTTGAAGAGGAATACTGAAAAAGCACGGTGCAAAAGGCCATTGATGTGAGCCTGCTGTTTCTCCATCAGACCCAAAACTTTATCTTCAGGATTTACTAAAACTACAAATTCTTCCATTCCTACAAATGTAAGTGTAATAAATGTATTTTGGAAATTTTTAGATAAACATCATGTTTTTGAATGAAAAAGACAAAATCTAAAAATAAGGGAATACACAGCTTTATATAAGGTAAATTAAAGATAAGGATTTCACTTTTTGCCGATTTGCCGTTTCCTGCTTCTTATTTTTTAAACATATTTAAAACCTGAAAACGAAAATTTTTAACCATAATTAGTGAAATGATTGATAAAATATTGATATTATTCATTAAATAATTGTTTTTATAGTAAAATTTTAACATAAATGAAGATTAATAAGTCCTGTACTTCTAAAAACCTTAACTTTGTTACTTAACAAGTACAGATGGAATTAGAATACATTGAACATTTGAGTCCTATTCTTAAGGATGGAGTAAAAAATTACTTAATAGACATTGACGGAACCATTACAGACGATGTTCCCAATGAAGAACCGGAAAGAATGGTTACCTGTGAGCCTTATCCCGACGCATTGGAAACCATCAACAAATGGTATGATGAAGGACATCAGATCTGTTTTTTCACTTCAAGAACTGAAAATCTGAAGCAAATCACCATCGACTGGCTGGATAAACATGGTTTTAAATACCATAGCGTACTCTGCGGAAAACCGAGAGGCGGAAATTACCACTGGATAGATAACCACCTGGTAAGAGCTACAAGATATAAAGGCAGATTTACAGATTTGGTAGAAAAGCAAGTAACGATCGAAGTCTTTAAGGAAGACGGAGAATAAAATTATAACTGAGAGATTTAAAGATTAAATGTGTATACTTTAATTTTTAAATCTTTTTACTTTTTAATATACGAGTATTTATGAAAGTTTTAGCAAACGACGGCCTGGATCAATCTGGAATTGATGCATTACAAGAAAAAGGCTTTGAAGTCATTACGACAAAAGTTCCACAGGAGTTTTTGGTGGAATATATTAACGAGCACAAGATCCGTACTTTACTGGTAAGAAGTGCTACGCAGGTAAGAAAAGATATTATTGACGGATGCCCGTCCATCGAAATCATCGGTAGAGGTGGAGTCGGAATGGATAATATTGATGTAGATTATGCAAGAGAAAAAGGAATCCATGTGATCAATACACCTTCTGCGTCTTCGGAATCGGTGGCCGAGCTTGTTTTTGCTCATTTGTTTTCAGGAGCCAGATTCCTTCAGGATTCCAATAGAAAGATGCCTTTGGTAGGTGATACAGAGTTTGCCGGACTTAAAAAAGCGTATGCTGCAGGTATCGAATTAAGAGGAAAGACCATTGGAATTATCGGTATGGGAAGAATAGGACAGGAGGTAGCAAGAATCGCTCTTGGACTTGGAATGAGAGTAGTTGCAGCTGATAACAATGTGGGAAGAGCCAGTATCAAAGTGAAATTCTATAACAACCAGTTTATCAATGTTGATATAGAAACAGAATCATTACAGGATGTTTTAAAGCACTCAGATTTTATCACATTACACGTTCCCGCTCAGAAGGAAGGCTATATGATTGGTAAAAATGAATTTGAAATGATGAAGGACGGCGTCGCTGTTGTCAACTGTTCCCGTGGAGGTGTGATTGATGAAACAGCTTTAATTGAAGCCCTTGATTCCGGAAAGCTAAGATTTGCAGGCTTGGATGTTTTCATCAACGAACCTACACCATCCAAAGAAATTTTAAACCACTCTAAAATCTCTCTGACTCCTCATACAGGAGCTTCTACCCTTGAAGCCCAGGATAGAATAGGTCTTTCTCTGGCAGAGCAGATTTCAAGTATTTTACAAATTCACTAATTGAAATAAAAAAGCAGTCTCTATCGGGACTGCTTTTTTATTTGATATTAATCGGTAACAACTGGAGCATTTATGGGAGTATTGCTTTTTGCAATTACAAAAGTAGAGATCGCATAAAATGCATTACCATTAGATCCGTTATTGGTCCAGTCCTGTAATTTGTATTCATAACTGAATTTGTTTGGAATCAAGGCGTTGTTTAGAATGTCAATTCGAGTGGGTACTATCATTCCCGGGCACCATCCGGCTCTATCCGGTTTCCAGTTTCCCGGAGCCTGATTATCGATTGGATTATTAGCACATCCTAAAGGAGCCAGCTGATGGGGAAATGTGTTTACATTATTGATTGCAATATTGTGGGTTCTGAAACACCATTCTGCACATGTTCTTCCTCCTGCGTCACTGGGAGTAGCCTGTCCCCAACCTGATATAATAGTTCTCAGATAAGCTTTTTGTGTGTTAGCAGGGAGTTGGATATTTTTTTTAAGATTCAGACTGTGAGTTTTACCATATGGGATGCCTTCATTAGAAGATTTGTTGTATTGAATGACAGGAATCACTGCTGAATATTTGTAATCAGGAGTACCATAAATAAAATCGAAATCTAAACTATATTCTCTTCCTTTAGCTAGCCACGTTTCAGTATAAATTTTTAATTCAGTCTTTCCAGTCAGAAGAGATTTAAAGTCCGTAACATCAATTTCTAATCCACGTGGCATCTTCTCTGTCCCTACCCAGTAAGGCGTAATAAAACGGCCGATTTCGTACCATTCACCAGTGCTCTTGTTTTTTACATATACATTTGCGTAACGATCCCATTCATCACATGTTTTATTAGGACAATCATTTTTAATAAACATTTTAATCGTTTTTACGTTGGCAATGTCTGTAGGAAGTGTAAATGTTCCTTCTGCACTTTGAGACAATCCATCTCCAAATGCATTCATTACTTTATTGAATGTTTTTACATTTACCGTTCCTTCTGTCATGACAGGTTGTTCAACGACCGGAATAGTGTTATCAACACCTTTACAAGACAATATACCTGCAAAAACATATGCAGATATTCCCAAAATAAGTAGTTTTTTCATAATGTATCTTTTTTTGATATCATTGTGAAATTAACCTTTTTATTTTTTATATATCAATATTAAGTGATTTAATTGTTGATTTGTGTATAGAATTCTTATTTATTTTAGATTGTCTTTAAATAGTGTTGGAGTTGGGGGTAAATGAAATAAAATTTTCAATGAAGTTAAAAAGTTTAAATTGACGCATAAAAAAACCGGAAAAGTTTATACTATTCCGGTTTTTTATAGATATGCCATGCCACGTAATTGGCATTAAACATTGATTATATATTGTTTTTGCTTTTCAAAAGATCTCTGATCTCAGTCAGTAACTTCTGATCTTCTGTTGGACCTGCAGGAGCCGGAGCATCTTTCTTGCTGATTTTGTTTGCACCTTTAATGATCCAGAAAAGAACCATAGCGATACACAAAAAGCTGATTACTGCAGAAAGGAAGTTTCCATAGGCAACACCATTCCAATTAAGTTTAGCGATATTTTCAGCGCCTGCAGCTTTCAATGCCGGATTTAATAGCAATGGAGTTACAACATCTTCTACCAATGATGTTACAATTTTACCGAATGCTGCTCCAATGATAACACCGACAGCCAGATCAAGTACATTGCCTTTAAAAGCAAACTCTTTAAATTCTTTAACAAATCCCATAATTTATATTTTTTTAATTGTATTTACACAAAAATATAATTTAAAAATGTAAAAAACATTACTTTTTATAGTTTTTTATTCCATAAACGTTGAATTTTATTCTAAATTCATATTTGTGATTTTAACGAAAACAAACACTTTGTATCAATCTCTTAACTCATTAATGATGACCTTGTATTTTTATTAGTAAGCCCCTATTGTAATCGAAAATCTTTTGTAATTTGCTTAAAGTTTGATTTTATATTATGAAAATTTTTACCGCAGAACAAATACGTGCATGGGATCAGTTTACCATTTCTCATGAACCTGTCCCTTCCATTCAGTTGATGGAAAGAGCCTCGATAGCTGTAGCCCACTGGATCTCTGAAAATTGCAAATATCATAGAAAAGCCGTTGTTTTTTGCGGTAACGGAAACAATGGTGGTGATGGTATTGCTGTTGCAAGGATGTTGTATCAAAAAGGGTTTGATGTAGATGTTTTTGTGAATAATCTAAAAGAGAAGTTTTCACATGATGCCTTGGTAAATCTTAAAAGGCTTCGTGATATTTCGGGGATTTCTATTAAAAAGTTCAGTGATATTGATGATTATAATTTTGATGATAAAACAATGATTGTTGACGCCCTTTTTGGAACGGGATTGTCAAGATCCTTGGAAGGTGAGTATAAAGAAGTAGTCAATCAACTCAATGCAAAAAAGAATATAAAAATATCCATAGACGTTCCTTCGGGTTTGCCAACGGATAAGATAATTGAAAATAAAGACTGTGTTTTCAACGCTGATTATACTTTAAGTTTTCAATCCTGGAAACGAACCTTTCTTCATCCCGAAGCTGGAGAATATACTGGAAAAGTCTTTATTCTCGATATAGATTTAAGTAAAGAATACGCTGAATCAGTTGCGGCAGAATATAATGTGATTGATGATCATCTCATCGATTCTATTTTTCAACCCAGAAAAGAGTTTTCACATAAAGGAACTTATGGTAAAGTGATGATGATTGCCGGAAGTTATGGAAAGGTAGGTGCTGCTGTATTAGCTACGAAATCAGCTTTAAAGACCGGAGCGGGATTAACTTTTACACTGGCTCCGGAATGTGGCTACGAAATATTGCAAACTTCCTGCCCGGAAGCTATGTTTTTCGCAGGTGGAAAGGAACATATAGAGAATTTCGATGTTGACGAAAATATGACGTGTGGAATCGGTCCCGGACTTGGAACTCACCCTCAAACTGAAAAGAGTTTTTTGAATTTCCTGAAAGGATATAATACTCCGTTGATTTTAGATGCAGATGCACTCAATATGATTTCCAAAGATTCGAAAAACCTTAAGTTCATTCCTGAAAAATCAATTCTGACTCCCCATCCGAAAGAGTTCGAAAGACTTTTTGGAAAAACTGATAATTCTTTTGATAGATTGGAACTGGCAAGAGAAAAGGCAAAAGAACTGCATGTTTATATTGTATTAAAAGATCATCATACCCAAATCATTAATCCGAAAGGAGAGGTATATTACAATATCACAGGAAATGCCGGCCTGGCCAAAGGAGGAAGTGGAGATATTCTTACAGGAATCCTGACGTCATTATTGGCGCAAGGATATTCCGAAGAAGATACCTGTATTCTGGGAGTTTGGCTGCATGGGAAAGCTGCTGATTTTGCTTCAGAGAAATACTCAAAAGAATCGATGCTCCCCACAGATGTGATCAATGAGTTGGGAAGTGTTTTTAAAGAACTTAACAAAAGAACAGAGAAAGATTTATAAAGGAGGTGAAAAGAAAAAGGGCAAATTCGCTGATTCGCCAATTTGCCCCCTTCAATATTTTATCTGTATACTTATTCCGGCTTTTCGTTTTCTGCCTGAGTAATTTTAAATTTCTTAGAAATCACCATGATCACAACTCCGGCAATCATGAACGGAATAGAAAGTACCTGTCCGGTATTTAAGCTTCCTATCTGGATAAATTCGTCACCTTGAGGTTCCTTCAGGAATTCTACAAAGAATCTGATGGCCCAAAGGATAATAAAGAACAATCCGAATAACCAGCCTTGCTGATATTTTTTATCCGTTTTTCTATATAAAATCCATAATAAAACAAAAAGAGCAACATATCCTACAGCTTCAAATAACTGGCTTGGATAACGAGGAACGGTGATCCCATATTCGCTGCTTTGCTGAGGAAAAAGTAATGCAAAAGGAGAGTTTGGATCGGCTGGTTTTCCTACAATCTCAGAATTGAAGAAATTACCCATTCTTACAAATGCTCCACCCAAAGCTACCACAATTCCTAATCGGTCATAGACCCAGAAAGGATTCTTTTTGATAATTTTAAATGAATAATAAAGCGTGGTGAAAATCAAGGCGATTGTAGCACCATGGCTGGCTAAGCCCGAGAATCCTGTGAACTTTAATCCGTTTTTAGTACTGATCGGAAGAAATACACTCCAGAAATCTTCTTTAAATAATTCCGGTTGATAAAAAATAACGTGTCCTAATCTGGCTCCAAGGATGGTACCTATTAATGTCCAGGTAAAAAGAGGCTCCAGGTATTTTTGGTTTACATTATCAATTTTAAATATTCTGGTCATCAGGACATATCCGAAACCAAATGCAAATACAAACATCAAACTATAAAAATGCAACGTAACCGGTCCCAGCTGAATACCTTTGGAAGGATCCCATATTTTAAAAGGAGTTTCCAGTTCTACGGTATCAGAAGAAGCAAATGGCTTTGCTGATTTTACAGCATATTTGAATGTAGTGATGTTATCTTTGGTAGTAGAAGTATCTATCAATTTGAAGTTTTTATCAAAAAACTGATATTTTGCATCTTTAAATTTTGCCAATGTGGATACTCCATAATTATAATATGCAGGTTCGAAATTTGACTCATTAAGGATTACCAGAACATTATTGTTAATTGCTTTTTCCGGGAATGCGTTCAGGTCACCCATTTCTGTGGTGGAAAAGATTTTTACAGGAACCTCAGTTCCGTTTACTTTTAGTGAACCGTCTGACAATCCATCAGAATATTGTTGAGCAAAAAAGCATTGCGTCATCAATGCAAATATTACAAGGTAAATTCTGAAAAAAATAGTACTCATTTTTCTATTGATTTAATAGTTTGTTTATTGATTTTTGTGTTTTGGTGGAACGGGATCGTAGCCGCTTCCTCCCCAGGGATGGCACCTCAGTATTCTTCGGGAACCCATCCAGAATCCTTTAAATATACCATGAACCTGTAATGCTTCGATCATATAATGCGAGCAGGTGGGTTGGTAACGGCAATTTTTGGGAAGTAGGGGCGAAATAAACCACTGGTAAAATTTTATCAAAATTACCAACGGAAATGTGATGATTTTATTGAATGTAAGTTTCAAAACAATGCAAAAATAGGGTAAAAAAATGAAAATTAGTTTAATTTTGTTAGAAGTTTCAGTGGTGAAAACCTGAAGCGTTTATCTTAAAAAATAGAATTACTTTGAATCAAAATATTCCATTAGCTGAAAAACTGAGACCCAAAACCCTGGACGAAGTGCTGGGGCAGGAACATCTGACCGGTGAAAAGGGGACGATCAGGAAAATGATCGAAAATGATAGCCTCAATTCATTGATTTTGTGGGGACCGCCGGGAACAGGAAAAACTACATTGGCGGAAATTATTTCTGAAAAATCCGGAAGGAAATTTTATAAGCTTTCCGCGGTTTCCTCGGGAGTAAAAGATGTTCGTGATGTAATTGACGATGCCAAAAAGCAAAATTTGTTTTCCGGGAAATCACCCATTTTATTTATTGATGAGATCCACCGTTTCAATAAATCTCAGCAGGATTCTTTGTTACATGCCGTAGAAAAAGGCTGGATTGTTCTGATAGGTGCTACCACGGAAAATCCAAGTTTTGAGGTGGTTTCTGCCTTGTTGTCAAGAAGTCAGGTTTATATTTTAAAAGCATTGAGCTATGAAAAACTGGAAGAACTTATTGATACAGCTTCGGAAAGATATAACAAGGATGAAGGAACTGATTTTTCAATCCTGGAAAAGGAAGCCTTTATTCAATATTCGGGTGGAGATGCCAGAAAACTGATTAATTCCGTTGAATTGGTTTTAAATCAATATAAAAATTCAAGCACCAAAGAAATTATCAATTCTGATGTCCTTGAGGTGCTTCAGGAGACGATGGCACTCTATGATAAAAACGGAGAACAGCATTATGATATTATTTCAGCCTTTATCAAATCAATGCGGGGTGGAGATCCTAACGGAGCTGTATACTGGCTGGCCCGAATGATTGCCGGGGGAGAAGATATCAAATTTATTGCAAGAAGGATGCTGATTCTGGCTGCTGAAGATATCGGTTTGGCAAATCCCAATGCATTGGTTATTGCCAATAATTGTTTTCAGGCGGTCAACGTGATCGGGAATCCTGAATCAAGGATTATTTTAAGTGAAACGGCAGTATATCTGGCAGTCTCTCCTAAGAGTAATTCTACCTACATGGCAATTAATGAGGCGTTGGCGCTTGTGAAGAGAACCGGGAATCTTCCTGTGCCGCTCCATCTTAGAAATGCTCCTACAAAACTGATGAAGGATCTGGATTATGGCAAAGAATACAAATATGCCCATTCTTATGAAGGTAATTTCGTAGAGCAGGATTTTCTGCCCGCAGAAATTAAAGATACAAAATTGTATGAACCGGGAAGCAATGCTACAGAAAAGAAAATTCATGAGGAGCTTAAGAAAAAGTGGGGAAATAAATATTAAAGAAAAAGGATACCGTTTTTACAGTATCCTTTTTTTATGTTGACTCAATTATTTAAGTGTTACATAGAGAGTTTTCTTTCCATTTTCATCCTTTACTTCTCCTTTATTAATGATTTCAGGGTATATCATTGTGCTGGTGTCAGTAAATTCATATCCTCCAATAAATACAGGAGTATTTTCCGGAACACCATATTGTACGTTTATTTGATTAAGAGGCATTCTGTCCATTACATTTTCTCCGTTTTTAAATTTATATTCAGTTACACCTTTAGTAAAAATAGAGCTGTATTTTTTAAGACTTGCCGGAAGATTAGCTGCGGTGTATGTTTTTGAAACCTGCAACACAGATTTTTTTGAATTGAATAGATTCACTGTTCCGATAACATTATCAGCCACTGCAAACTTTTGTTGAGCAAATAAAGTTACAGATGACAGTATTAAAAAAGAGTAGAGTAATTTTTTCATAATCAGAATATATAGGTGTTAAAAACGTGATAAATATAGTTATTTTTTGTAAAATTTAAATGTATTCTTAAAATGTTTTGCATTTTATCTATAAATATAGGCTTTTGCCTTAATTATAAGCTTGTAGGTTCTTCATTTTTATCCTTTTTGTCAACCATATTTTTAATGATATTCTTAAGTCGTTGGAAGGTGAATGAGCTTAATAATAATATAACTCCCAATACGATAAAGGCACTGATCCTTGAGATATTGTCCATCTGCCAGACATCATATCCATAAAGTTTTAAAACCATAATACCAACCAGAGCAAATCCAATTTTATTATATTCCTGGATATTCTTTTTTAAACCTGTATAAATGAGGATGCTGGCCAGAATAGTCCATATAATAGGTAAATAAAGAATATTGAAATGTTTTTTTATTTCGAAAGAATGAGCGAAATCACGGGAAGCGGTCAGAACATAGGCGTGATGCAGTTCACAACTTACAGAGGTGATCAATGCCAGGGATAAGGCCCAGTAAGAAATTTTGTTTTTATGAAAATCTGAAGAAGGAATTATTTTAAATCCTATATATATAAAAGGTATCCACTGAAGCAGGTGTAGCAGATAGAATGAAGATCCCAAATTTTTTGTTAAAATGCTGGTCACAACTGATGAAGTGGTGATGGATACGTTTATGATCAAAAGAAATAGAAACAAGTAGATCAATACTATTTGTAAGCCGATGTTGATATGTAATACTTTTCGGAAAAGCAATAATATAAAAATATAGTACATGCTGAAAAGTAATGCTACACTGGTAATGGCAGCCCAATGCATGTTTTGAATATGGTAAATGATTTCCAGGAGCAATGCTGTGTAAATAATTCCATAGCTGGCAACCGTAATGAGATCTTCAAAAAAGCTATTGTCGTTTGCTGAGGTGTCTTTCTGAACGTCTTTTAATAAATATAAATTAACGATTGCAGAGAAAACAGTAACTAAACTTGTTAAAAATACCGGATTGAGTATAATGCTGAGGTTTTTAGCATTGAAATATTCAGTCCAGGTAATCATCTGGGCAATAATTACTAACGGGAAAAGGATATGAAAGCATGTTTTGAAGATTTTATGCCCGGTCTTTTTCCAGATAAAGAGAAGTAGAGTAGCTTCTATTGCCCAAACGCTGGTAATCAAATGTGTTTTAAACTGTAAGGCAACAGCGATGGTAATAAGGCTGACGGTGATTCCTGCGAACACAGAAAATGAAGTTCCTGCGTTTTTTTTTCTATATTCTCTGAATAAAAGTATAGTATTAATCAGTGCGAAACCGATCGGGAAAATAGTAGCAGGCTCGTATTTCAACTCATCAAAAGTATAAACCAGACCTATAATACTTGTAAAATTAATTAAAGCAAGCATTAAAATATCCCATGTGGAAAGTACATTCTTTTTGATATAATCATACAGCGCAAAAATGTAAAAAATAATATAACTGATGATATAAAAAACAATACTCAGAAGTTCCGGTTTTTCAGAAGTCCAGAAAAGAAGGTAAAGAGTGGTAAATACATAGGCCGTCCATCCAACGCTTTTCCAGTGTTTTAAGAAGGTTACAGCTAGCATCCCAATATTAAGAAGAGTAAGATAAATAAAAAGGAAAAGATAATTACTTTGCCCTGTACTGATCATTAAAGGTGCTGAGAAGCCACCTATTAATGAGAAAATAATTAATATTTCACTTTTATAATAATAGGAGAGAATGATGGAGATGGCGGTGATAAGAATAGTTATGAGGAAAGCCGTATTCTGGGTGAAAAGGTGGTATTCCCGGAAGGCAATTGTTGCGGTAAAATACAAAACAGCGATTCCTCCGCCTGTGATAATGGAGGCAAAAGTTGTGTAATTTTTTCTTAGGAAATGTCCGATCAGGATAATGGTGGCTCCGATGAAAAAGCCTATTCCTGCCCTTGCAGTTTCGCCAATCCAGTTTTTATCAATGGCATATTTTACAAAATAACCTATTCCCAGAACAAGGGTGAAGATTCCAACGATCGTAAGAATATTCTGTTTTAAAAAGTCAAATACAGGACCCAGCCAATCTTTTTGAGGCGGTGGCGGAAGCTTTTCATGATTTGGACTTACTTCTTCCCTGTACGTTACCGGTGTAGGTTGTGGCTGAATTTTCTCATCTGGAGTTTCTTTTATCACTTCATCATTCTGTAATGACGGACTACCTATTTTAGAATGGAGATCCGATATCTCTTTTTCAAGTTTTCTGATTTTGTTATTCAGATTGTTGAAAATGATAATGATTACTACAATTAATATGACAGCCAGAAACTCATTCATTATTTAGTTTTTATCAAATATAGAGAAATTTGAAGTGTTGAAAAAAATTAACCCATCACAATAAAAGTGACGGGTTAAAGATATAGATAACTAACAATATGTTTTTTACTAATTAGAAACTTTGTAAATAGAGAATGAAGCGACACTGGAACCTAGTAATCCTACATCAAGAGCGGTAGATCCTACAAGTCCAAATGAAACTTTGTCACCTGCCTGGAATGAATATACCGAACTAAGTGAACTTTCAGAAATTGTTAAACTTAACAATATCAGGTTGGCTCCACTAAAAGCACGGCTATCAATCGTTGTAGCAACTCCGGCTCTGGTTCTTACGATACCAATTCCCGGGTTATTTGCTAAGATAGAAGCTTGTAGCCCTGTTCCATAACGGAAACTGAATCCTACTGCATAAAGACCTGTAGAAGGAATCGTATAAGTATTATCGGTGTCATTGAATAATGCTGCTGATCCAAGAGTTCTTTCGGCTGCAAGGAAATTGACTGCTCTAAAACCGGAAGGGAAGAGTCCAAGGCTTAAAAGACTGATACCAGCGGTTTTTTTGGCAACATAAACAGAGGTGTTTGTATTGGAGGCGCCTATTACAAGCTGTGGGTCCATTGCGAAAACTTCTGCGCTTCCTATATTGCTTGCTAAAAGCTGGTAGCCAGGTAATGCTGTAGCCATTGGGGTGTCCCGAACTACTAAAGTTCCGTTAATGTCTAGTGTTGCAGTTGGTGTTGCAGTATTAATACCTACTTGTGAAAATAGTGGTAAAGTTGCGCATGCTAAAATTAGGCTGTAGATTTTAGTTTTCATGATCAAGATTTTTAATTAGTTTCTGAGATTAAAGATAATAAAAAAAATGCTTTGTATTGCAAAATTTTTATTTTTAACATTATTATGATGTAAAATATTTAAACATACGTT is part of the Chryseobacterium lactis genome and encodes:
- a CDS encoding DUF2339 domain-containing protein, translated to MNEFLAVILIVVIIIIFNNLNNKIRKLEKEISDLHSKIGSPSLQNDEVIKETPDEKIQPQPTPVTYREEVSPNHEKLPPPPQKDWLGPVFDFLKQNILTIVGIFTLVLGIGYFVKYAIDKNWIGETARAGIGFFIGATIILIGHFLRKNYTTFASIITGGGIAVLYFTATIAFREYHLFTQNTAFLITILITAISIILSYYYKSEILIIFSLIGGFSAPLMISTGQSNYLFLFIYLTLLNIGMLAVTFLKHWKSVGWTAYVFTTLYLLFWTSEKPELLSIVFYIISYIIFYIFALYDYIKKNVLSTWDILMLALINFTSIIGLVYTFDELKYEPATIFPIGFALINTILLFREYRKKNAGTSFSVFAGITVSLITIAVALQFKTHLITSVWAIEATLLLFIWKKTGHKIFKTCFHILFPLVIIAQMITWTEYFNAKNLSIILNPVFLTSLVTVFSAIVNLYLLKDVQKDTSANDNSFFEDLITVASYGIIYTALLLEIIYHIQNMHWAAITSVALLFSMYYIFILLLFRKVLHINIGLQIVLIYLFLFLLIINVSITTSSVVTSILTKNLGSSFYLLHLLQWIPFIYIGFKIIPSSDFHKNKISYWALSLALITSVSCELHHAYVLTASRDFAHSFEIKKHFNILYLPIIWTILASILIYTGLKKNIQEYNKIGFALVGIMVLKLYGYDVWQMDNISRISAFIVLGVILLLSSFTFQRLKNIIKNMVDKKDKNEEPTSL